The proteins below come from a single Zea mays cultivar B73 chromosome 8, Zm-B73-REFERENCE-NAM-5.0, whole genome shotgun sequence genomic window:
- the LOC100273185 gene encoding uncharacterized protein LOC100273185 has protein sequence MADPDVIEVTFGNDVINTTVTSSGQAVERWIAEILALHRPGSNGYSIIVGLDVEWRPSFGPHQNPVATLQLCVGHSCLIFQLLYADYVPGALAEFLGDRGIRFVGVGVEADAERLSDDHGLVVANAEDLRGRAAERMNRPDLRQAGLRALVQVVMGVNLVKPQRVTMSRWDASCLSYEQIKYACIDAFVSFEVARRLLGGAY, from the coding sequence ATGGCCGACCCTGACGTGATCGAAGTGACCTTCGGCAACGACGTGATTAACACCACCGTCACATCCTCCGGCCAGGCTGTGGAGCGCTGGATCGCGGAGATCCTCGCGTTGCACCGCCCCGGCAGCAACGGCTACAGCATCATCGTCGGGCTTGACGTTGAGTGGCGCCCAAGCTTCGGCCCGCACCAGAACCCGGTGGCCACACTGCAGCTCTGCGTCGGACACAGCTGCCTCATCTTCCAGCTCCTCTACGCCGACTACGTCCCCGGCGCGCTGGCGGAGTTCCTCGGCGACCGCGGGATCCGCTTCGTCGGCGTCGGCGTGGAGGCGGACGCGGAGCGGCTCAGCGACGACCACGGTCTGGTGGTGGCCAACGCGGAGGACCTGCGGGGCCGCGCCGCGGAGCGGATGAACCGCCCGGACCTCCGCCAGGCGGGGCTGCGTGCGCTCGTGCAAGTCGTCATGGGCGTCAACCTCGTGAAGCCGCAGAGGGTCACCATGAGCCGCTGGGACGCGTCCTGCCTCAGCTACGAGCAGATCAAGTACGCCTGCATCGACGCCTTCGTCTCTTTCGAGGTCGCCCGCAGGCTGCTTGGCGGCGCGTACTGA